The window CGACACGCCGGCGCGCGAGCTGGCCGAGGCCAAGGTCGCGCTGCGCCTGCGCCGCGATGGCGACAGCTATATCCAGACCCTGAAGAGCCGCGGCCAGAGCGTCGCCGGGCTGTCCGAGCGCCACGAGTGGGACTGGTATCTGGAGCAGCCGCAACTCGACCCGCAACTGCTCGGCGACGACTGCTGGCCGGCCAGCCTGGCGGACCTGGACAAGCGGCTGCTGCAGCCGCTGTTCACCACCGACTTCGTCCGCGAGCGCGCCGAGATCGCCTGGGGCCGCGGCAAGACCAAGGTGGTGATCGAGGCGGCGCTGGACCTCGGCAAAGTCAGCGCCGATGGCCGTGAGGAAGAGATCTGCGAGCTCGAGCTGGAGCTGCGCCAGGGCGAGCCCGAGGCCCTGCTGGAACTGGCCACCGAACTGGCCGCCAGCTTGCCGCTGATGCCCTGCGACATCAGCAAGGCCGAGCGCGGCTACCGCCTGTTCGATGCCGCCAGCTACGCCCTCGGCCTGCCGGCCCCGGCGCTCGGCGCCGAACAGCCGCTCGACGACGCCTTCGCCGCCCTCGCCTGGCACCTGCTCGGCAGCAGCCAGCGCCTCGCCGAGCAATACCGCTTCAACGGCCACTGGCGCCTGTTGGTCGACTGGGTCGCCCAGCTCGCCGAGCTGCGCGCCCTGCTCAGCAGCCTCGGCCAGGCCGCGCCGCGGGTCGCCAGCCATGAGTTGCGCGCCACCCTCGACGCCCTGCTGGACGACTGGCGCCCGCGCATCCAGGCCGGCCAGGACGACGAGGCCGTGCGCCAGGCGGCGCCCGCGCAGTTCGCCGCGGAACTGGCCGCAACCCGCTGGGGCCTGTTCTCCCTGCAGGCCTCGCAGTGGCTGCTGCAGCGCCGCTGGGCGGCGCAGCGCAGCAACCGCGGCAACCGCCAGGGCGCCGCGCAGCTGAGCAACTGGCTGACCCATCTGTTCGGCGAGGAAGGCGCGGCGCTGCAGCTCAAGCGTTATCAGCAGCAGCCGGAAGACCTCGGCGAGCAGCTGCCGCGCCTCGAACGCCTGCTGGTCTGGTTGCGCCTGGCGCGCCAAGTGCTGGAGGTGCCCGAAGTCGACCGCCTGTACGGCGAGCTGAGCAAGCTGGCCGAACTCGCCAGCCGCCCGCTCGACCCCGAGCTGCTGGTCGCGCGTACCGCCCAGGCCCATACTGTGGCGGCGCTCAAAGCCTGGAAGGCCCTGACGCGATAGGCTTCAGGCGGTAGGGTGGAAAACCGCGCAGCGTTTTCCACCAACAGCCGGTGGATGTGAAAAGCGACATCCACCCTACAGTGCCGTAGCGCCTTGTGCAGGAACCAAAAGGGAGCCCCATGTCCGCCATTGCTTCGCCCGCCGCCGATCGCATCCTCGACCTCGCCGAACTGCTGCGCGAACTGGTCGTCCAGGGTCGTCTCGACCAGGACACCGCCGAGCAATGCCTGGCGATCCGTCGGAGTGCGGCGAGCAACCAGCAGCATCCGCTGGAGTTCCTCGCCAGCCAGCAACTCGACGACCGCCAGCGCCCGGGCAAGAAGTTCGACCTGGAAAGCCTCACGGTGTGGCTGGCGCAATGGTCCGGGCAGCCCTACCTGCGCATCGACCCGCTGAAGATCAACGTCGCCGCCATCACCCCGCTGATGTCCTACGCCTTCGCCCAGCGCCACAAGATCCTCGCCGTGGCGGTGGACAGCGAGGCGGTGACCATCGCCAGCGCGCAGCCCTTCGTGCACGGCTGGGAGTCCAACCTGACCCACGTGCTGAAGCGGCCGATCAAGCGCGTGGTGGCCAACCCCGGCGACATCCAGCGCTACACCCTGGAGTTCTACCGCCTGGCCAAGTCGGTCAGCGGCGCCACCCACGCCGACCAGAAGATCAGCGGTGTCGGCAACTTCGAGCAGCTGCTCAGCCTCGGCGCCCAGGACCAGGAACCGGACGCCAACGACGCGCACATCGTCAACATCGTCGACTGGCTGTTCCAGTACGCCTACCAGCAGCGCGCCAGCGACATCCACATCGAGCCGCGCCGCGAGATGGGCACCGTGCGCTTTCGCATCGACGGCGTGCTGCACAACGTCTACCAGTTCCCGCCGCAGGTCACCATGGCCATCGTCAGCCGCCTGAAGAGCCTCGGGCGGATGAACGTCGCCGAGAAGCGCAAGCCGCAGGACGGCCGGATCAAGACCAAGACCCCGGACGGCGGCGAGGTCGAGCTGCGCCTGTCGACCCTGCCCACCGCCTTCGGCGAGAAGATGGTGATGCGTATCTTCGACCCCGAGGTGCTGCTGAAGAACTTCGACCAGCTCGGTTTCTCCGCCGACGACCTCAAGCGCTGGCAGAGCATGACCGGCCAACCCAACGGCATCATCCTGGTCACCGGGCCGACCGGCTCGGGCAAGACCACCACGCTGTACACCACCCTCAAGCAGCTGGCCACCAGCGAGGTGAACGTCTGCACCATCGAGGACCCGATTGAGATGATCGAGCCGGCGTTCAACCAGATGCAGGTGCAGGCCAACATCGAGCTGACCTTCGCCAGCGGCGTGCGCGCGCTGATGCGCCAGGACCCGGACATCATCATGGTCGGCGAGATCCGCGACCTGGAGACCGCGGAGATGGCGATCCAGGCGGCGCTCACCGGCCACTTGGTGCTGTCGACCCTGCACACCAACGACGCGCCGAGCGCCATCAGCCGCCTGCTCGAACTCGGCGTACCCTACTACCTGCTCAAGGCCACCCTGCTCGGGGTGATGGCCCAGCGCCTGGTGCGCACCCTGTGCCCGCACTGCAAGGCGCCGGTGACGCTCGACGAGGCCGACTGGCAGAGCCTGACCAAACCCTGGAGCGCGCCGCCACCGACCCAGGCGATGCGCGCCGTCGGCTGCCTGGAATGCCGCGACACCGGCTACCGCGGGCGCGCCGGGGTGTACGAGATCATGCTGCTGAACGACAACATCAAGCCGCTGATCACCGCCGACACCGACCTCATCGCCCTGCGCCGCGCCGCCTTCAAGGACGGCATGCGCAGCCTGCGCCTGTCCGGCGCGCAGAAGGTCGCCGCCGGCCAGAGCACCATCGAGGAAGTGCTGCGCGTCACGCCGCAGAGCGAGCAGAAGTAGGTCGGGTTGGGCCCAGCACTGCCGCCGCCGGGCATCGCCTCGGCGGCAGGCGGGAGCCAGGCGGCCGCTCCGGGCAGCACGCAATGGGGACATGGCTGTTCCCTTGCCCCCGAACCTGAGCCTCCTCGGCGCAAGTCGAGATAGTCCCGGCACGGGAAAAATACGCCATCTGCCGTATGTCCTTGTCGCGGATGCATCGCTAGCCTGCGCAGTCGTCCGCCCAACACAACCACACGCCGGGAGCCAGCAGTGCACCTCGACAGCCGCGCAGTGCCTGGCCATCCCGCCGGGCTCGGCACCTTAGTCCTGCTTTGCCCTAGCCATGCAGTCCTGCATGCCGAACCGCCGCCTCTAGCCAGCCCATCTACCACCAGGCCTCGTCTATTCGCCCCGTCATGGACAGCGGCATTCGCCTGCTGAAAGGAATCCGAGCATGCGCCGTAACGTCGTACCCCTAGTCCTCGCCCTGCTCCCGCTTGCTCAAGCGCTAGCGGTGGAATTGCCGCCCAACGCCGGCCAGTCGATCCGCGAGATCGAACAGCAGCCGCTGCAATTGCCGCCACCGCAGAAGCTCGAACTCAACCTGCCGGCCGCACCGGCTACCCAGCCGCAGGCCGGCGGACCGAGCCTGGAGGTCAAGGGCTTCCACCTCAGCGGCAACCAGGCGCTTACCAGC is drawn from Pseudomonas cavernae and contains these coding sequences:
- a CDS encoding inorganic triphosphatase; the encoded protein is MNKETEIKLRASRETLAALRDHPLLKKRNKSGWERRELFNQYYDTPARELAEAKVALRLRRDGDSYIQTLKSRGQSVAGLSERHEWDWYLEQPQLDPQLLGDDCWPASLADLDKRLLQPLFTTDFVRERAEIAWGRGKTKVVIEAALDLGKVSADGREEEICELELELRQGEPEALLELATELAASLPLMPCDISKAERGYRLFDAASYALGLPAPALGAEQPLDDAFAALAWHLLGSSQRLAEQYRFNGHWRLLVDWVAQLAELRALLSSLGQAAPRVASHELRATLDALLDDWRPRIQAGQDDEAVRQAAPAQFAAELAATRWGLFSLQASQWLLQRRWAAQRSNRGNRQGAAQLSNWLTHLFGEEGAALQLKRYQQQPEDLGEQLPRLERLLVWLRLARQVLEVPEVDRLYGELSKLAELASRPLDPELLVARTAQAHTVAALKAWKALTR
- a CDS encoding GspE/PulE family protein, which codes for MSAIASPAADRILDLAELLRELVVQGRLDQDTAEQCLAIRRSAASNQQHPLEFLASQQLDDRQRPGKKFDLESLTVWLAQWSGQPYLRIDPLKINVAAITPLMSYAFAQRHKILAVAVDSEAVTIASAQPFVHGWESNLTHVLKRPIKRVVANPGDIQRYTLEFYRLAKSVSGATHADQKISGVGNFEQLLSLGAQDQEPDANDAHIVNIVDWLFQYAYQQRASDIHIEPRREMGTVRFRIDGVLHNVYQFPPQVTMAIVSRLKSLGRMNVAEKRKPQDGRIKTKTPDGGEVELRLSTLPTAFGEKMVMRIFDPEVLLKNFDQLGFSADDLKRWQSMTGQPNGIILVTGPTGSGKTTTLYTTLKQLATSEVNVCTIEDPIEMIEPAFNQMQVQANIELTFASGVRALMRQDPDIIMVGEIRDLETAEMAIQAALTGHLVLSTLHTNDAPSAISRLLELGVPYYLLKATLLGVMAQRLVRTLCPHCKAPVTLDEADWQSLTKPWSAPPPTQAMRAVGCLECRDTGYRGRAGVYEIMLLNDNIKPLITADTDLIALRRAAFKDGMRSLRLSGAQKVAAGQSTIEEVLRVTPQSEQK